The Desulfovulcanus ferrireducens genomic interval CTAAACGCTGGCTTTGAAAATATGGCCCCTGATCATAATCCAAACCAAGCCAATCCATTGCATCCAGAATGGCCTGGGTCATTTCTTCTCTTGAACGTTCAAGATCGGTATCTTCAATGCGTAGGATAAACTCCCCGCCATTTTTTCGGGCCAGGAGCCAGTTGAAGAGAGCGGTTCTAGCACCGCCAATATGCAGATAACCAGTGGGGCTGGGAGCAAATCGGGTAATTACTTTGGTCATATTTTTATGTTGGGGTTTAAGGTTTAGGACTAATACTTATATTGAACACACGGTTTGCTGGGTAATGTCCAACTATTCGACTGCTCAACCATTCTACCAGCCTTAAACTGCTTCTACAGCCTTTAGTTCCGGAATTTCTTTGAGAAGAAGGCGTTCAATGCCATTTTTAAGAGTCATCTGAGACATGGGGCAACCCTGGCAGGCACCCTTTAGCCTTACTTTGACTATTCCGTTATCTGTCACTTCAACTAATTCTACATCCCCACCATCAGCCTGTAAAGTAGGCCTGATTTTATCCAGAACTTGCTCAACTTTTTCACGCATAGTTTCCTCCTATTATCAAACAAATAAATTTTTAACCCAATCTAAAAATTTTTTAAGCTTAGACACAATTTCCTCTCTTTTTTGCGGCAGAGTAGCCGGACCCACTTCCAAAGTCAAAAGATTGCCGTACTTCTTTTCTCTTAACAAACGCAGAAAATTATCCAAAGGCAATTCTCCATCGCCTGGCCAAAGATGCTCCTGTAGACCGCGTGCATCAGAAAAGTGGACATTGACGAGTATGTCCAGGGGGAACTCATCCAAGGCTTGAAGAATATCCTTGTTGCTTATCCCGAGGTGACACACATCCAGAGTCAGATTAACATTTTTGTTTATACATTGCTCAATATGTCCTTTAAAGGGATCTCGCCCAAAAGGATTGTCTGCCACTGTAGGCAAATTTTCCAGAGATAAGCCTACATTGGCCTTTAAATCTTCAGGCAAATTTCTGGTTTTGGCATACCACCAGAAATGAGCGAGCTGACTGAGTTTGAAAGCTGGAGGATGCAAGGTGATATTTTGCAGCTCCGGGAGTTTATTCCCCAAAATAACGCTTTTTTCCCAAGCCCGCAGGTGTCCACCCCATAGACTCCATTGCCTGAAAGGGGCATGCAGACTTAAAATTGGCATGCCCCGGGTTTGAGTCATGGTTTGTTGAACATCCAAAAGTTCAGGGTGATTGAGAATGAGTTCGAGTCCGTCAAAACCTGCATCCCTGGCAATTCGCGCGCATTCAGACAGGGGCAGGTGGAATAAGCAACCTGAAGAAAGAAGGAACGTGGGTTGGTCGGCCATGGATTAAAGGAAAAACTAAGCTTCTTTAATCATTAACTAACTTTCGGATAAAAATGATCTCTGACCCAGAAAAGAAGGTCGTATTTTTGCTCAAGTTCTGCTCGCAGCTTATTTTCTTCGGCTTTTTCCATACCGTGGATACGGATGTAGACATGTCTAAACCCTGGTTCCGGCTGCTCATATGCACTGAGGATACTTATAATTCTGGCTTTATGAGCCCTCAGGTCATCCAGAATCTTTTTCAATGAACCAGGCTCATTAGGGAGCTTAAAGCCCATCTGCACCCCATCCAGGTAAACTCCGGTGATATTGACAAGAACCTTAAATATATCCGTATCAGTAATGATACCGACCACATTCTGATCATCGTCAACAACAGGCAGGCCTTCGATTTTTTTATCCAGCATTTTGGCGGCTGCTTTTTCTACAGTATCATTAATATTTATAGTGTAGGGATTAGGTGTCATTATATCCTTAACCTTGATCTCAGAGAGAAGATAATAGAGTTCATGCACATCTAAAGTAGTGGCTTTAGATGGGGAAGCCTCTTTAATATCTCTGTCGGTGACAATGCCCACCAACTTGCCCCTTTCATCTACAACCGGCAATCTACGAATATTTTTATCCTTCAAAATTTTAGAAGCCTTCATCATAGATGTGTCAGGGGTAACAGTGATAACATCTTTGGTCATCCAATCCTTAATTAGCATCTCTGCCTCCTTTTTTATTCAATATTAAACAGGATGGTAACTATGGAAATCTATTAAACATTATTGGACGGACTGGCAATGGCAAAAATAAATCGGACTCATAAAAAAATGCCGGGTAAACCCGGCATTTTTTTATGTTTGCTCTGGCCCATGAAGTATGGCCATGACCTTATCCACATCCGGCGGGAGAGCATCCTCCTTTTTGGATGCATATTCCAATTTAGAAAAGATATAGATAGCCAAAAAGCCCAGGACCATGACAAAGCCTCCGGGATTCTTAAATTGAAGCATTGTCGGCAGATAAGATTTTCCTAAAATCATGATAAATGAGCCAATTATGCCGGTTA includes:
- a CDS encoding sugar phosphate isomerase/epimerase family protein, which translates into the protein MADQPTFLLSSGCLFHLPLSECARIARDAGFDGLELILNHPELLDVQQTMTQTRGMPILSLHAPFRQWSLWGGHLRAWEKSVILGNKLPELQNITLHPPAFKLSQLAHFWWYAKTRNLPEDLKANVGLSLENLPTVADNPFGRDPFKGHIEQCINKNVNLTLDVCHLGISNKDILQALDEFPLDILVNVHFSDARGLQEHLWPGDGELPLDNFLRLLREKKYGNLLTLEVGPATLPQKREEIVSKLKKFLDWVKNLFV
- a CDS encoding CBS and ACT domain-containing protein; this translates as MLIKDWMTKDVITVTPDTSMMKASKILKDKNIRRLPVVDERGKLVGIVTDRDIKEASPSKATTLDVHELYYLLSEIKVKDIMTPNPYTININDTVEKAAAKMLDKKIEGLPVVDDDQNVVGIITDTDIFKVLVNITGVYLDGVQMGFKLPNEPGSLKKILDDLRAHKARIISILSAYEQPEPGFRHVYIRIHGMEKAEENKLRAELEQKYDLLFWVRDHFYPKVS
- a CDS encoding NifU family protein → MREKVEQVLDKIRPTLQADGGDVELVEVTDNGIVKVRLKGACQGCPMSQMTLKNGIERLLLKEIPELKAVEAV